From Scomber scombrus chromosome 21, fScoSco1.1, whole genome shotgun sequence, one genomic window encodes:
- the mfsd13a gene encoding transmembrane protein 180, whose translation MGKSVWGFWQGIISTAVLYGSLALFTSILHNVFLLYYVETFVSIYKIDKVSFWVGETVFLLWNSLNDPLFGWLSDSAFLSSPQTGPQITTPEVVLKRLKALSMNGPLFALSFLGFWVAWARPGLQFMLCLCLYDGFLTMVDLHHSALLADLAVSASDRTRLNFHCSVFSALGSVSVFLSYSFWDKEDFYSFRLFCVSLAAFSVLGFFSVSRLLQFRFQKEVRTRQDEALTLKELNVGNAPFTQPEKPVTIRQYLKQLSKQKNFMWFVSMNLIQVFHCHFNSNFFPLFLEHLLSDNISASTGSILLGISYIAPHLNNLYFLTLCQRYGVYQVIRWLFMLKLGLSVAMLLAGADHIYLLCIFIASNRVFTEGTCKLLKLVISDLVDEDFVVNRRQQAASALLFGMVALLTKPGQTFAPLIGTWLLCVYTGYDIFEREPVKDSLVSVPDVASGSGTPPLRLGCFYMLVFVPITCALLQLAAWSRFTLHGRKLQGIKTLRQGAQQGNLIDVKAI comes from the exons ATGGGCAAGAGTGTCTGGGGCTTCTGGCAAGGCATCATCTCTACTGCAGTGCTCTACGGCTCGTTGGCCCTGTTCACCTCCATTCTCCACAATGTTTTCCTGCTTTACTATGTGGAGACATTTGTGTCCATCTACAAGATCGATAAAGTCTCCTTTTGGGTGGGAGAG ACAGTGTTTCTTCTATGGAACAGTCTGAATGACCCTCTCTTTGGGTGGCTGAGTGACAGCGCCTTCCTCAGCTCTCCTCA GACTGGCCCCCAGATCACAACTCCAGAGGTGGTGCTGAAGCGCCTGAAGGCCCTCTCCATGAATGGCCCTCTCTTTGCTTTGTCCTTCCTGGGCTTCTGGGTGGCGTGGGCCAGGCCAGGCCTGCAGTTCATGCTGTGCCTGTGTTTGTATGATGGGTTCCTCACCATGGTCGACCTCCACCACAGCGCCTTGCTGGCTGACCTCGCTGTATCTGCCAGCGATCGCACACGCCTCAACTTCCACTGCTCAGTGTTCAGTGCTCTGGGCTCAGTCTCTGTATTTCTGTCCTACTCTTTCTGGGACAAGGAAGATTTCTACTCCTTCCGTCTCTTCTGTGTGAGTCTGGCAGCTTTTTCAGTCTTGGGCTTTTTCTCAGTGTCTCGGTTGCTACAGTTTCGTTTTCAAAAGGAAGTCCGTACAAGACAGGATGAGGCACTCACACTCAAAga GCTGAATGTTGGAAATGCTCCATTTACCCAACCAGAAAAACCTGTGACCATTAGACAGTACCTCAAGCAGCTCTCCAAACAAAAGAACTTCATGTGGTTTGTGTCAATGAACCTTATTCAG GTGTTTCACTGCCATTTCAACAGCaacttcttccctcttttcctggAGCATCTCCTGTCCGACAATATTTCTGCTTCTACAGGTTCTATATTACTCG GGATCTCTTATATTGCCCCCCACCTGAACAACTTGTATTTCCTGACACTGTGCCAGCGTTATGGGGTTTACCAGGTTATCCGCTGGCTATTTATGCTCAAACTGGGACTTAGTGTGGCTATGCTGCTGGCAGGGGCTGACCACATTTATCTGCTGTGCATCTTCATTGCTAG TAACCGGGTGTTCACAGAGGGGACGTGCAAGCTGTTGAAACTGGTGATATCCGATCTGGTGGACGAAGACTTTGTGGTCAATCGACGTCAGCAGGCCGCCTCTGCGCTGCTCTTCGGGATGGTCGCCTTGTTGACAAAACCTGGCCAGACGTTTGCCCCGCTCATTGGCACATGGCTGCTCTGTGTTTACACAG GTTATGATATTTTTGAGAGGGAACCTGTGAAGGACTCTCTGGTTTCTGTGCCTGATGTTGCCTCTGGCTCGGGGACTCCGCCTCTACGCCTGGGCTGCTTCTACATGTTAGTGTTTGTGCCTATCACCTGTGCCCTGCTTCAGCTGGCCGCCTGGTCTCGCTTCACACTGCACGGTCGCAAGCTGCAAGGGATCAAGACCCTGAGGCAAGGGGCCCAGCAAGGCAACCTAATCGATGTCAAGGCCATATGA